The Leptospira paudalimensis region GTTAATTCGAACTACAGCTTCTTTTTGGTTCTCTAAGTTTTGGATTTTAACGACAGTTCCAATGGGTAATGTTCTATGTGCCCCAGTCATCTTCATTCTGTCAAAGGGTTCACCACTGGCAGTCGGTCTACCTTGGAATTTTTGTCCATACCAAGAAGAAAGACCAACCTCATCAAACTGAGTTGTCGGTTTTTTTGTAGGCAATTCAGCTTGTGGTGATGTGGTGCTAGGTTTGGACTTTGCATCTAAATCATCCATGATTGACCTTGCAACAGGGTCATTCGAACTAGCTGGTTTGGATTTTTGTGAACGTTCAAAAAATATATCTTCTGGATCACCGGAAGCACTATAATCCCGTCTCGTAGCATCTGCAGAACTGCAGGATACGAACCACAATAGAATGGTAATGAGTATGAGCCTTTGCATATTTTTCCCCTTTCTCTGGACTCTTGTGTGTACCTTTCGGTTTGTTTTTCCAATCTCCTGATAAAATTTCTATGGGGAGAATCGATTCTGAATCGATAATCGCTTTGTATGGCACAGGAAATCCAGACTCTATTCAATGAAGCGGTGCGTTTGGAGCGGAATGGTGAATGGGACCGTGCCGAAACACAATACAAAACTTTATTAGAAAAAGATCCAAATTACCATCTGGCCTTACAGAACTTAGGTGTTATTTACGCGAAACAAGGTAAACACGCAGATGCGATTCCTCTTTTTTCAAAAGCATACAAATTACATGCAAACGTTAAAAACAGTTACAATCTGGCTGTTTCTCTTTATAAACACAACGAAACAGAAAAAGCGATTAGTTTCTTAAAACAAACCTTATCCTTTGAAAAGAAGTTTATTTCAGCTCATTTATTACTCGCTCAAGCATACCAGAAATTGGGAAACGATGAGAAAACTGAAGTGTATTTGAACAATGTCATCAAAATTGAACCTAACCATAAATCAGCTTTAGGAGGGCTTGCGATGTTTTATTACGAAAGGAATCGTTTTCCAGAAAGTTTAAAAATGATTGAGCGTTATTTGATTTTATATCCGGGGAATGCTCAGCTAAAAATCATCCAATCCGAAATTTTGGCCAAACAAGGGAATTATAAAGCATCTGCAAATTTACTGACTACAATGGTAAAAGAAGATGTTGGGTTCACACATTTTAATGAAAGTTTACAGTCTGCTTGGCAAGAAGAAGACCAAATTGCAAAAGAAAGTTTGGAAAGAATCCAATCAAAAGCCAAAAAGAAATTAAAAGAATTTAAAACGAAATTAGAACTCTCCAAAGAAAATCCGGAAGAGTTTTCACCGCCAGATCCGCAAGAGGCCTTGGATTTAAGTTTGTTGTATCTTTTCAATGGAAACCCAGAAAAAGCGATGCAGTATTTAGTATTTGCGCAAAAGATGAAGGAAAACGCAAATTCAGACGGTACTTCCTAAATTGAAACCTTCCATTTATTTTTCTTTTGCCATTCTATTGATTTTTGGATTGGAAAATTGTCGTTATCCGATTGCCAAACAAGATGTCCTAGAATCCGATACCTTATTTTTAGAATCTTCGGATCCGAAAGCAAAAGAATGTAATGAAGAGGGAATCCGTTTCACAAAGACCATTCAATTAGATTCTGCCGCTGCTACTTGGGACAATTGTATACTATCAAATCCTAATGATGTATCTTTACACCTCAATCGATTACGGTTTTATTTTTTATTAGATGAATATGAAGTTCTAAAACAGAAGGTATCCAAAGAATCACCTTCTCGTAGTTCGGTTACTTACCAATCAATTTTAAAAGAGTTAGATCTTCGATTACGATTGGAAGAAAAAGTAATCCTTTTGGATGCACTATCGCGTGTCAAAGGTTGGGAGTTATTTGCTTATGAAGAACTTGCTAATTATTATCTACAAGTTGGAAATTTCCAATTTGCAGAAGGTTATTTTAACCAAATTTTAGAAGTTGTACCTTTTCATGAAAATGCTTTGTATGGAATGGCAGACATTCAAGTCCACAAAGGGAATTGGTATAGTTTACTAGATTATGCAAAATCATTAGAAGTCTCTGCTAAAAAAAACAAAGATTACCATTTTTACTTTTTAAAAGGGAATTATGAATTAGGGCGGTATGAGATTGCACTAAAGTGGGCTGAATCAGCTTCTACTAATGAAAAATCTGATATCAATTTTTTGGAACTTTGGAGAGATACACTTCTAGTTTTAAAAGACAATCCAAAATGGGATTCCTTGTTACCTTATTATCGTAAAGCCAAGGAAAAAGGATATTCAGTCCCAGAATCAGTTTTTTTCCCAACCTTATCGAAAGAAGGGAAAGATGTTCGAAAAGCAATTCGTTCTGGAAGAAGTTAAACTAAAAACAATTTTCTATTCATAATCATTGATTTGAAAGAAAAGAATCAATTCATGATTTAGGATTGGATTTATTCATTTTCTTGGCATAAATTCCAAATTTTTTCTGCTTGCCTCAACTTAAGTACGTTATGCGTTCGAATGAATGGAATTTTATTTTTTAACAAATGGAGTTCACATGCGAGGGTTGCAAATTCTCTGTCTTCAACAGGTAAATTTCCCAATACATTTCCTAAAAAAGACTTTCTTGAAACACTTACCATTAGCTGAGGGAATTCTAATTTTAGGATTTCTAAGTCTTGCAAAACTCGAAAGGAAACCATTGGGTCATCACTCAGGAAAAATCCCATCCCAGGATCAAAAAAAATTGCAGATTCCTCGATTCCTAGTGAACTTAATTCATTCCTTCTATCCCTGAAGAAATTTTGTATTTTTTTGATTACTTTTTCAGGGGATAATGTAGATTTAATTTTCGCAATATTTTTGTTATGCGAATGCATGATGATAAATTTTAAATCTGGGTATTTTTGGCTGTATGATTTTAAAAATTCGTGATCACCTTCGTAAGTAAATCCGGTGATATCATTGAGGCAACGAACACCTGCTTCAATGGCTTTTTTTTGGACTTCCGGACGAAAACTATCCAAACTGATTCGAACACCTTTGGGAACAAAGTAACGTATCACTGGTTCCACACGGTTCCATTCTTCCTCTTCTGTGACCAAACTTGCAGCTACATTTGAGGACTGACCTGAAACATCCAACCAATCGGCACCTTCTTGTAAGAGTTGTGTGCCTTTTTTGATTGCCTCATCTGGATTTAAATACTTCCCTCCATCACTAAATGAGTCAGTTGTTATGTTTAGGATTCCGAAGATTTCAGCCATGATTGTGAAGATTCCTTAAGAACCTCTCACTTAAAGCCATATTTTTCCCTTGGCAGAAAATTCCGATCAGCCGATACATAGGAGAGACGGCAGATGAAAAAATTCCTTGTTTCCTTACTGATTTCGGTGTATCCAATCCTCGGCCAACCACTTCCGAAAGTGAAGGACGTAAGGTTTTACCCACCTCTCAATACCCAAAATGTGGAATACAATCCAATTGTATCACCAACTGGCAGGTATTTGGTCTTCCAATCCAACAGACCTGGTGGAGAAGGAGGAATGGACCTTTGGATTTCTGAAAACTTAAGTTTTCCTGACCGAATGAAATTGCCTGTCTGGTCAGCTCCTAAAAATTTCAGAGAACTGAATACTACCAATTTTGAAGGAATGTTTTCGATTCTTTTTGATGAAGAGGAAAAACCTTACGAACTATATTTCACTTCAGTTCGTGACAAAACACAAAAAGATGTCAAAAAAAACCGAGAAGGTTATGACGGATTAAATATTTATTATACAAAGATCAATCAAAGAACAGGTCTATGGTCCGTACCCACTCATGTGAATGAGATTAATTCAAATTTTGAAGATAAAATGCCAGCCGTTTCGCCTGATGGTTGTTCGGTTGTGTTTTCCTCTAATCGGCCAGGCGGACTTGGTGGATTTGATTTATGGATTTCAAAACGAGAACCAATTACAAAAGACACAGAAAAAAATCCTGATAAACCAAAAATCAAATGTAGGGATGGTATTTGGCAAAAACCTATTTCACTTGGTCCTGTGATCAACACAAGCGAAGACGAAATCAGTCCCAACTTTCATTGGGATGGGCTTAGATTGTATTTTAGTTCCAACCGTGGGGATAAAAATAGAAAGTTCAGTTTTTACTATAGCGAATTTAACGAAGCCAATGGGCAATTTGAAACTCCTAAATTATTAGGTAATCCATTTAATACCAACCAACCACTGTCAGGCGAATCGACAGGCTTTCCTTTTGATACACCTTCCGATTATTCTACCTATAGCCTTTGGGAAGAAAGTGACAATGAAGGAATATCGGTGACGTATGACGATCTTTGGTTTTACTTTGCCTCCAATCGGCCTGGTGGAGAAGGTCAATTTGATATTTATCGTACAATGGTTCCAGAGGATTTGAGAAGGACCTATGACTTCGTATTCCGAGGTCTAGTCTTAGATGGATCGGAAGCCATTATGATTGGTTTAGATTCAACTTTAAAAATTTATGATGATACAAAACCAATCCAAGTCATCACATCAAAACGAATCGGTGGGGATCTTTCTTTAGAAGATGCAGAAAACTTTCGTACGACAATTAAAACAGGAAAACTTTACCGAGTGGAAGTTTCTTCACCTGGATTCCATCCGACAGAGATATTGCTCGATCTCCGCGGTAATGTGGGAAAAGACAAAGAACAATATTCTCAAATCATTTTGCAACCAATTCGGCCTGTTAAAGACAATCGACCTGACAAAACCATACAAGGGATCCGATTTGTAGTAAAAGATAAAAAAACAGATTTAGTCATACCAAATGCAATTTGTTTTTACTTTGATGATTTGACTCGTAAAGGAAAATCTTTATCGGCTACAGATGGTCACTTCGATTTAGATCATACACCTACGATGGACTTTGAGATTTTAGCGCGAGCAAAAGGGTTTAAAGAAGAAACCTTTTTGTTTTCGAAAGATAAAATCCAAGAGATGTCAGGTAAAGAGACAGTTCTGTACCTTCGAAATTTGAAAGACTTTGATGATTTATACAACACAATTATTTATTTCCCGTTCAACGAACGAACATTGAGCGATGAGGATAAGAAAAAATTGGATCTTTTAGCGGACTTCCTCATCCAACATAAAAATGAAAAAGTTGAAATCGGTGGGCATACCGACAATATAGGGAATAAGGAATACAACATCAATCTAAGTGAGGATAGAGCTCTCTCTGTTTACCAGTATTTGCGTTTGAAAGGTGTACCAAAAGAACGAATGAAAGTGCAAGCTTATCATTATTCACAACCAATTTCGGACAATGAAACAGAAGAAGGAAGATCTCGCAATAGACGTGTGAATTTTAAGAAGATAGACTAACATGATCAATCGAGTCAAAATCCATTTCGACCAAGAACGCGAGTATGTTCCTTTAGAAGCCGTCCGTGTTTTGCCTGAATTTTTCAAACAGATGATGGCTGGAAATGGATTATTTCTCAAAGGTTATGATTCCCCGGTGAAAGTGAAATTTAAAGGGGAACGTCCAGATGGAGCACATATCTGGGAATTGGAAACAATGCCAGAAATGATTGAGACCATTTTTACAATCCAAGCGACTCCAAGTTTTCATGTAGAAATCGATTACGAAATCCAAAATCAAAAAGATAATCTTTTGCTTGGAAAGGCAATTGACCGTCGACAAACCTATACGACTCGCCAAGATTCTCGGAATGAAAAAGTAAGAGGGAATGTTGTTGCTTCTAATTTTTTAATTGCAAAAACAAATATCGATTTTTCTAAATTAACCGGCGTTAGTTCTCAAGTCATTTTATCTGACATACAAAAAACTGTTCTTAAGAACTATCCTCAGTCGAAAGTAGTCTTTATTTCATCCTCAACACATAGTGATGAAATTGATCTCATGAAGGAACATAAAAAACCAATTTTTGTTCTGGATACAGAAACATTTGAATCATACAATTCGGATGAGGTATTTGACCCTAAAAAGACTTTTGAAGATGAGTTTTTACTCGATGATAAGGTAAATGAATATAAGAAGAAAAAAATAGGATCTTATATTTATTATCCGTTATTCATTCAAATGAAAGAAATGCATTTTTTTGCATACCTCTCATTAGAAACTGAAAGAACAAGAATCCCTAGCGAAGTTTTGGATTTGTTTAAAGAGGTTGAACGTACGTTTCAAGAAAGAATTATGGATTCAAATACCCATATTCTTGATATCAAACAAAACGTTTTGAACGTTTCTCGAGGTGGAGTTGCCTTGGAAATCAGTGATATGGAAATAGTAAAAGCACTGAAAGTGAAACCTTCGTTTACCTTAGACATCAATTTTAAATTACAAGCACCAATTCGGATGGCAGTGGAATTGCGCCATTTAGAAGAAGTGAACGATTTTTACCGTTTAGGCGGTAGGATCACTGGTGTGAGCGGAGACAAAAAAGCCAAAGAGATTTACCATAGTCTCATTGATTTTTTTAATTAAACTTCGTGGTTCAATAGGAGCCAAACATTGAAAGAACAGAAATTAACTACAGAAAATTATAAGGGAACTCGGGATTTTTATCCTGAGGATATGCGCCTTCGGAATTATCTTTTTTCCGTCATGAAAGACGTCGTAAGGTCTTATGGATATGAAGAGTATGACGGCCCTATGGTCGAATCCTTAGATTTATACCGAGCAAAAACTGGTGAAGAAATTGTAGGAAAACAAATTTATAACTTTATCGATAAGGGTGATCGAGAAGTTGCCATAAGACCAGAAATGACTCCTACGGTTGCAAGAATGGTAGCAAAAAAATTACGAGAGTTACCAAGGCCAATTCGTTGGTTTTCCATTCCTAATTTATGGCGTTATGAACAACCAGGCCATGGACGACTCAGGGAACATTGGCAATTAAACGTTGATATGTTTGGTGTTGCAACGAGTCGTGCAGAGTTAGAAATATTATCCCTTGCCTGTGACATCCTCTTTGCATTTGGTGCTCCTCGAAATAGTTTTAAAGTTACCATTTCTCATAGATCATTACTCGATGAATTTTTGTTAGATGGATTAAAAGTAAGTCCAGACCAAGCACATGAAGTTTCCAAAATTTTGGACAAAAAAAACAAAATCACGCAAGACGAATACATCACTCTTGTTTCCAAAACCATTCCGAATGATAGCTCTGCTGTTTCAAAAATTGATTTGTTTTTAAATTCAACTGTGGAGACACTCAATCAAATCCCTGGAATTAAAGAAGAAACTCTGAGTGCAATCAAAGGATTGTTTCAAGAGATTAAGATGATTGGTTTAGAAGACATTGTCCATTTTGATCCTTCTGTAGTAAGAGGGTTTGATTATTATACAGGATTCATTTTCGAAATCTTCGATTCATCACCACAAAACAAACGTTCCTTGTATGGTGGTGGAAGGTATGATAATCTCATTGGGTTATTTTCAAATGAAGAGTTAACAGGGATTGGTTTTGGGCTGGGGGATGTAACGTTACAGAACTTTTTAACAGTTCATAAACTATTGCCTAGTTTTAAAAATGATGCAACTGTATACATTCCGCTGTTAGATGATTCCTCGTTTGCAGAAAATCATAATTTTGCTAAACAATTACGAAAAGAAAAGATCAATGTCGAAGTTTCCTTAGTTTCTCAAAAAATGGGAAAACAACTTTCTTATGCTGAAAAAAAAGGATACAGATGGATTTTGCTCCGTGGTGAGGACGAAATCAAGGCTGGAACCGTAACATTAAAAGACATGGCAACTAGAGACCAATTTACGTTTAGTTTCTCGGAAGCACTTCAAAAGATAAAAGAAGAGCTTTTGAAATGAATTGGATTAGCAGTGTAGATTTAAAGTTATCCACTTGGATACAAAAACACTTACATCATAAAAACCTTAGTTGGGTTTTATCTCGAATCAATCGAGGAGAGATGTTTGCATTGGTTTTACTGCCACTTATGTTTTTAAGTGAACTATACAAACCTGTTTATCTTAGTCTGCCATTTGTTTTGGTTTTTACGTATATGACTGATCGATTGGTTTTGGTATTAAAGAAGTATTTCGCCAGAAAACGTCCACTGGTGAGTGTTATGGGAAAAGTGGATTCAAATCCAGATATGAAACATTCGTTTCCGTCTGCTCATAGTGCTAATTCAATTGTTGTTGCAACAATACTTGTTTTTGCGTTTCGAGAAACACCCTATTTCTTTTTATTTAGTTTGTTTGCTGGAGTGGGACGTTTGATCACCTTACACCACTTTGTTAGTGATATTATTGGAGGATGGGTCATAGGTTTTGTGATTGGACTTATTGCAGTAACAGTCCATTTCTTTTTATGGCCATATTTGGTAACTTTATGAAATACATCGGATACTTTTTATCATTCATTGTAGTTTATTCATTTTATTTCCCTTTTAAGATTTTGCCTTACCAATGGTGCCTTTCTTATGGGATATTTTTAACGAACTTAATTTATCAATTTGATAAAAAACATAGAAAGGTAGCAGCTGAAAACATTCGTTTCGCTTTCCCTGAATACACAGAAGATCAGATTTTAAATCTGGTCAAAGCTCATTATCGTCATTTGGGAATTTTACTTGCCCATACTCTTTGGGCTCCTCGCATGACGCGCGCTTGGTTAGACAAATACCTTGTAGTAGATGAATCCAGTTTAAAAATTGAAGAAGATACCAAAAAAGAGGGTGTAGGTGTAATTCTTATTTCCGGACATTTTGGTACTTGGGAAATTTTAGTTCAATTTTTGGGAATCCGTATGAAGGGTGGTGGAATTTACAAAAAAGTAAGAAATCCATTTGTAGATACCTTACTGAAACGGATGCGATCAAAAAATGGAGTTGTTTTAGTTCCTGTTGAGGAATCCACACAAGTCATCAAACTACTCAAACAAGGGTATTGGATTGGATTTGGTGCAGACCAAAACGCTGGTAAAGCAGGCATATTTGTTCCTTTCATGAATCGACAAGCCTCTACGTTTGTAGGTCCAGCTCTCATGGCATACCTCACTGGTGCCAAAATGTTATATTATTCTGTGTTAGCTGGTGATAATGGTAAGGTAATTGTAAGAGTAAAAGACCTTGGATTTGTTGATAAAAAGTTATATCCTAAAAAGGATGATGTAATTCGCCATTATACAGAACTTTGGACAAAAACTTTAGAGGAAGAAGTAAAGTTATTCCCTGAGCAGTACTTTTGGGTACATCGTAGATGGAGAACCCAACCTCAAGAGATCGATTCGAACTCAACTTCAAACTAGGTTATTTGATTTAAATTTTCTGGAACTGTAAACTTGGATTCATTCGATCCAAATTTAGATCTCGATAAAAGACGATTTTTGAAGGAAAAAGAACAGAAAAAGGCCAGAAATATTTCTGGCCTTTATCATTAGATTACTCTCCTAAAAGAGCAAGTGTAGGTTTGTGTCGGATAGAACCATTTTCAGCAATCATACATGCATTGATGATTTCATCTTCTAAGTTGATATTAAATTGTTTTTCTTTGTTCACAAACAGTTTGAGAAAGTTCACAATGTTCTTAGCATACATTTTACTTGCATCCATTGGTTGTGTACTTTGGAGATTTGAATTCCCAATGATTGTGATCCCTTTGTAAACAATGGTTTTATCATTTTCCGTTAATTCACAGTTTCCACCGTTTACTGCTGCAAGATCCACAATGACAGAACCTTGTCTCATTTTATCAACCATCTCTTTTGTAATCAGAAGAGGTGCACGTTTTCCAGGAATGAGCGCCGTAGTAATGATGATATCTGCTTTTTCGGCAAACTTTGCAATTGCTTCTTTTTGGCGTCTTTGGTAGTCTTCCGATTGTTCTACCGCATAACCACCAGTATTGGATGCATCTGCTGCACCTTCCACTTCAACAAACTTCGCACCAAGTGACATACACTGTTCTTTAACTTCTGGTCGAGTATCAAAAACATCAACAACAGCACCTAAACGACGTGAGGTTGCAATCGCTTGCAAACCTGCAACTCCTGCTCCAAGGATTAATACACGTGCAGGTGTAATTGTACCAGCAGCAGTTGTTAACATTGGAAAAAATCGA contains the following coding sequences:
- the folP gene encoding dihydropteroate synthase, giving the protein MAEIFGILNITTDSFSDGGKYLNPDEAIKKGTQLLQEGADWLDVSGQSSNVAASLVTEEEEWNRVEPVIRYFVPKGVRISLDSFRPEVQKKAIEAGVRCLNDITGFTYEGDHEFLKSYSQKYPDLKFIIMHSHNKNIAKIKSTLSPEKVIKKIQNFFRDRRNELSSLGIEESAIFFDPGMGFFLSDDPMVSFRVLQDLEILKLEFPQLMVSVSRKSFLGNVLGNLPVEDREFATLACELHLLKNKIPFIRTHNVLKLRQAEKIWNLCQENE
- a CDS encoding OmpA family protein, with protein sequence MKKFLVSLLISVYPILGQPLPKVKDVRFYPPLNTQNVEYNPIVSPTGRYLVFQSNRPGGEGGMDLWISENLSFPDRMKLPVWSAPKNFRELNTTNFEGMFSILFDEEEKPYELYFTSVRDKTQKDVKKNREGYDGLNIYYTKINQRTGLWSVPTHVNEINSNFEDKMPAVSPDGCSVVFSSNRPGGLGGFDLWISKREPITKDTEKNPDKPKIKCRDGIWQKPISLGPVINTSEDEISPNFHWDGLRLYFSSNRGDKNRKFSFYYSEFNEANGQFETPKLLGNPFNTNQPLSGESTGFPFDTPSDYSTYSLWEESDNEGISVTYDDLWFYFASNRPGGEGQFDIYRTMVPEDLRRTYDFVFRGLVLDGSEAIMIGLDSTLKIYDDTKPIQVITSKRIGGDLSLEDAENFRTTIKTGKLYRVEVSSPGFHPTEILLDLRGNVGKDKEQYSQIILQPIRPVKDNRPDKTIQGIRFVVKDKKTDLVIPNAICFYFDDLTRKGKSLSATDGHFDLDHTPTMDFEILARAKGFKEETFLFSKDKIQEMSGKETVLYLRNLKDFDDLYNTIIYFPFNERTLSDEDKKKLDLLADFLIQHKNEKVEIGGHTDNIGNKEYNINLSEDRALSVYQYLRLKGVPKERMKVQAYHYSQPISDNETEEGRSRNRRVNFKKID
- a CDS encoding DUF1577 domain-containing protein is translated as MINRVKIHFDQEREYVPLEAVRVLPEFFKQMMAGNGLFLKGYDSPVKVKFKGERPDGAHIWELETMPEMIETIFTIQATPSFHVEIDYEIQNQKDNLLLGKAIDRRQTYTTRQDSRNEKVRGNVVASNFLIAKTNIDFSKLTGVSSQVILSDIQKTVLKNYPQSKVVFISSSTHSDEIDLMKEHKKPIFVLDTETFESYNSDEVFDPKKTFEDEFLLDDKVNEYKKKKIGSYIYYPLFIQMKEMHFFAYLSLETERTRIPSEVLDLFKEVERTFQERIMDSNTHILDIKQNVLNVSRGGVALEISDMEIVKALKVKPSFTLDINFKLQAPIRMAVELRHLEEVNDFYRLGGRITGVSGDKKAKEIYHSLIDFFN
- a CDS encoding phosphatase PAP2 family protein produces the protein MNWISSVDLKLSTWIQKHLHHKNLSWVLSRINRGEMFALVLLPLMFLSELYKPVYLSLPFVLVFTYMTDRLVLVLKKYFARKRPLVSVMGKVDSNPDMKHSFPSAHSANSIVVATILVFAFRETPYFFLFSLFAGVGRLITLHHFVSDIIGGWVIGFVIGLIAVTVHFFLWPYLVTL
- a CDS encoding Re/Si-specific NAD(P)(+) transhydrogenase subunit alpha — encoded protein: MKIGVIKEPSYENRVAITPDVIDPLKKLGFSVSIETTAGDSAFFSDQDYKDVGATVESRDSILSGSDIVVSIHALDEASAKKIGKDKMYIATLSPLAFPKKVKEIAAASFKIFSMDTIPRITRAQSMDVLSSQATVSGYKAVLLAASNYSRFFPMLTTAAGTITPARVLILGAGVAGLQAIATSRRLGAVVDVFDTRPEVKEQCMSLGAKFVEVEGAADASNTGGYAVEQSEDYQRRQKEAIAKFAEKADIIITTALIPGKRAPLLITKEMVDKMRQGSVIVDLAAVNGGNCELTENDKTIVYKGITIIGNSNLQSTQPMDASKMYAKNIVNFLKLFVNKEKQFNINLEDEIINACMIAENGSIRHKPTLALLGE
- a CDS encoding tetratricopeptide repeat protein; translation: MAQEIQTLFNEAVRLERNGEWDRAETQYKTLLEKDPNYHLALQNLGVIYAKQGKHADAIPLFSKAYKLHANVKNSYNLAVSLYKHNETEKAISFLKQTLSFEKKFISAHLLLAQAYQKLGNDEKTEVYLNNVIKIEPNHKSALGGLAMFYYERNRFPESLKMIERYLILYPGNAQLKIIQSEILAKQGNYKASANLLTTMVKEDVGFTHFNESLQSAWQEEDQIAKESLERIQSKAKKKLKEFKTKLELSKENPEEFSPPDPQEALDLSLLYLFNGNPEKAMQYLVFAQKMKENANSDGTS
- a CDS encoding lysophospholipid acyltransferase family protein, coding for MKYIGYFLSFIVVYSFYFPFKILPYQWCLSYGIFLTNLIYQFDKKHRKVAAENIRFAFPEYTEDQILNLVKAHYRHLGILLAHTLWAPRMTRAWLDKYLVVDESSLKIEEDTKKEGVGVILISGHFGTWEILVQFLGIRMKGGGIYKKVRNPFVDTLLKRMRSKNGVVLVPVEESTQVIKLLKQGYWIGFGADQNAGKAGIFVPFMNRQASTFVGPALMAYLTGAKMLYYSVLAGDNGKVIVRVKDLGFVDKKLYPKKDDVIRHYTELWTKTLEEEVKLFPEQYFWVHRRWRTQPQEIDSNSTSN
- the hisS gene encoding histidine--tRNA ligase, whose protein sequence is MKEQKLTTENYKGTRDFYPEDMRLRNYLFSVMKDVVRSYGYEEYDGPMVESLDLYRAKTGEEIVGKQIYNFIDKGDREVAIRPEMTPTVARMVAKKLRELPRPIRWFSIPNLWRYEQPGHGRLREHWQLNVDMFGVATSRAELEILSLACDILFAFGAPRNSFKVTISHRSLLDEFLLDGLKVSPDQAHEVSKILDKKNKITQDEYITLVSKTIPNDSSAVSKIDLFLNSTVETLNQIPGIKEETLSAIKGLFQEIKMIGLEDIVHFDPSVVRGFDYYTGFIFEIFDSSPQNKRSLYGGGRYDNLIGLFSNEELTGIGFGLGDVTLQNFLTVHKLLPSFKNDATVYIPLLDDSSFAENHNFAKQLRKEKINVEVSLVSQKMGKQLSYAEKKGYRWILLRGEDEIKAGTVTLKDMATRDQFTFSFSEALQKIKEELLK
- a CDS encoding tetratricopeptide repeat protein; amino-acid sequence: MKPSIYFSFAILLIFGLENCRYPIAKQDVLESDTLFLESSDPKAKECNEEGIRFTKTIQLDSAAATWDNCILSNPNDVSLHLNRLRFYFLLDEYEVLKQKVSKESPSRSSVTYQSILKELDLRLRLEEKVILLDALSRVKGWELFAYEELANYYLQVGNFQFAEGYFNQILEVVPFHENALYGMADIQVHKGNWYSLLDYAKSLEVSAKKNKDYHFYFLKGNYELGRYEIALKWAESASTNEKSDINFLELWRDTLLVLKDNPKWDSLLPYYRKAKEKGYSVPESVFFPTLSKEGKDVRKAIRSGRS